The nucleotide window GGGTAGCCTCGGCGCCCCGCTCCTTCGCACGCTCCCCACGACCTCGAGGTGCCCGATGGGCTTCTCCGACCGCCTGCGCGCCTGGTTCAAGGGCGAGTTGAGGCGTGCTGCGCCGAGCCCCAGCACGGACCGGTCGAGCCGCACGACCGTTCGTGAACTCGAGGCGTTCGTCGAGAGCCGGATCGGCGTCGAGGCCTACCTCGAGCCCCGGACGGCGATCTACTCGACCACGCTGCTGCTGGTCGCCGACGACGGCGAGTACCTGCGACGTCCGGTCCGCGACCGCGCCCACGCCGTCGAGTTCTGCGGGAAGACGAACATCCCGCTCTACGACGCGGCGAAGGTCGGCTATCCGCGCCGCATGAAGGACTACGACCGCGGCGTCCGCCCCCAACGCATCGACCTCGACGACCTGCCGCCGTGGCCGAGCGACGGGACCGACGAGAGCGGCCCGCCCGCGCCGCCGCCCGCCCCGCCACGCGACTGACGAGCCGAAAGCCGACCATGAGCCTGCCCGAGACCATGCGGGCTGCGCGCCTGCACCGCCCGCGCTCCGCCGAGCAGGCCGAGGACGTGCGCATCGACGAGGTGCCCCTGCCCCGGCCGGCGCACGGCGAGGTGCTGGTCCAGGTCAAGGCGTGCGGGGTCTGTGCCAGCGATCTCCACGTGGTCGCCGGCATCACGCCCCACGGCCCCCAACTGCCCCAGATCCTGGGCCACGAGCCGGCCGGCGTCGTCGCCGCGCTCGGCGACGGTGTGCGCGACTGGCAGGTCGGCGACCGCGTCGCCTGGGTCATGTCGCGCCCGTGCGGCGTCTGCGAGTACTGCCGACTCGGTCGCGAGAACCTGTGCGTGACGACGTCGGTCGCCGGCGTCGACCACGACGGCGTCCAGGCCGAGTACGCGGTGGCCGACGCCCGCTACCTCGTTCCCCTGCCGGCCGGGCTGCCCTTCGACCAGGCCGCGATCGTCACGGACGCGGTCGCGACCCCCTACCACGCCCTCAAGCGTGGCGGCGTCGGTGCGGACATGACGGTCGCCGTGTTCGGCCTCGGCGGGCTGGGGATGCACGCCGTCCTCCTGGCCAAGCTCGCGGGCGCAGCCGTCGTCGGGATCGACGTCTCCGAGGTCAACCTGCAGCGTGCGCTGGCGTGGGGCGCCGACGAGGTCGTCGACGCGTCCGAGGGATCGGTCGCCCGCCGCATCCGCGAACTCAGCGAGGGCGGCGTGGACCGCAGCTTCGAGTTCGTCGGGCTGCCCGAAACGGTGGACCAGGCGGTCAAGAGCCTGCGGCCCGGCGGTCGCGCCACGATCGTGGGGCTCGGGCCGCAGGCGATCCAGACGGTGCCGATCGCGCTGTTCGTGGCCCAGGAGACCGAACTGGTCGGCTCGTTCGGCTACACGCAGCAGGACCTCGGCGAGCTGTACGACCTGGTGGAATCGGGACGCCTCGACCTGACGCGGTCGGTCACCGACCGGCTCACGCTGGACGAGTTCCCCGACGCCCTGCGCCGGCTCGAGACCCGCGAGGGCAACCCCATCCGGATGGTCGTCACCCACGGCGACTGAGCCACCTCAGGACGCCGGGAGGCTCCCGGCCTCGGCCATCGCGATCGCCGCCGCCGCATCGAGGTCCAGCTCGATCCGCCAGGTGGTGTCGCCGTCGCTGCCGCGAAGGACCGGAACGCCGTCGCCCGTCTCCCAGGCCTGCAGCTGCGTGCCCGCCGGGACCTCGTCGACCCGGTAGGAGGCCACGTCGTCCGACGGGTTGGACGTCACGTCCTCGTCGTGCCAGCCGACGGTGCGCAGCCGGGTCCCCGAACCGTCCCACTCGAGCCAGGCGAGCGCGTCGCCGTCGGGAGACCACACGGGCAGTGGAGGCAGGTCGAGCGTGTCGGCGAGGTCGTCGGCGACCTGCAGGCGCCACGGGAACCAGTAGAGGTCGGTGACGGTGTCGCCGTCGACGGTGAGGTAGCGCAACTCGTAGCGGCTGCGACCGTCGCCAGCGGCCCGCGCCAACGCCAGGACCGTCTGCCGGTCGTGGTCGCCGGGCCGGACGGCGGCGTGGACCAGTTCCCCGTCGGCGTCGGGATCGGTGTGCGCGACCACGCGCTCCCCGCCGTCCGGCGAGGTCAGCACCAGCCGACCGTCGTCGATGCGGACGTCATGACCGGCCGTCGCCGTCGGTCCGCCGGCGGTGCCGGCACCCGGCTGCGCGCAGCCCTGCAACCCGAACACCACTGCCCCGGCCAGTGCGATCACGACCGGCCACCTGCGTCGCCCCACGTACGTGTCATTCCTCCCGGGGAGGTCCCGGGCCCTACCGACGGTGCGTGCGTCCCGCACGCTCACCGAAAAGGACGCAGAAGGCGACCCGGAAGTTGCAGGCGCTCGCCCACCGCACACGACGGCGCCCGACGCGAACCACGCCGGGCGCCGCTACGGACTCGGGCGTCCTACGACTCGGTGATCTCGATGGTCGAGATGACGACGTCGTCGACCGGCTTGTCGCGGGCGTCGGTCTGGGTGGTGGCGATGTCGTCGACGACGTCGAGGCCGTCGGTCGCCTTGCCGAACACGGTGTACGACGGGGGCAGGCCGACGTCCTGGTGGCAGACGAAGAACTGCGAGCCGTTGGTGTCGGGGCCGGCGTTCGCCATGGCGAGCGTGCCCATCCGGTAGCCGTGCTTGCGGGACGACTCCAGCTCGTCGCCGAACCGGTACCCCGGACCGCCGGTCCCGGTGCCGGTCGGGTCGCCGCCCTGGATCACGAACCCCTCGATGACGCGGTGGAAGATCACCCCGTCGTAGAACCCCTCGCGTGCGAGGAACACGAAGTTGTTCACCGTCTGCGGTGCGTCCTCGGGATACAGCTTGGCGGTGATGTCACCGCGGCTGGTCCGGATCGTCGCCGTATAGGTCTTCGAGGCGTCGATCGCCATCTCGGGCGGTGAACTCCACTGCTTTGCCACGGGGTCTCCTGCGTGCACGGGAACGGAAAGCCCCGAGCGTAGTGAACGCTCGCGGCATGGCCACCCGGCACTCAGCCCTGCTCGACCGTGAAGGAGACGATCCGCACCTCGTCGACGGGTCGATCGCCCGCTTCGGTGGGCTGACCCGCGATCTGGTCGACCACGTCCATGCCCTCGGCGACCGTGCCGACCACGATGTAGCTCGCGTCGGGGAGTCCGATCGGGTCGCCCTGCACGATGAAGAACTGCGACCCGGTCGAGTCCGGCGCGTCGGTGCGGGCCATCGCGACGGTGCCGCGTGGGTACTCGACCCCGCCGGTGGCGCCGGCGGCGAAGTCCTCGGCCGCCGAGGTCTCGTCGGGGATCGAGAACCCGGGGTAGGTCGGCGCTTCGGGGTCGAAGCCGGCCGCGGTGCAGTCCGCCTGGCCGCAGCCCGTCCCCGCGGGGTCGCCCGCCTGGATCACGAAACCGTCGATGACGCGGTGGAAGAGCACGCCGTCGTAGTACCCGTCCTCGGCCAGCCCGACGAGGTTGGCGACCGCCCCCGGGGCACCCTCGACGTCGAGGTCGATGGTGATGTTCCCGCAGGTGGTCGCCATCGTCGCGACGTAGTCGGCCTCGGGATCGAGGTCGACGGCCGGCGAGTCGTCGTAGTAGCGGGCGTCCACCTCGGGGGCGTCGTCGGCCGGTGGGCACGGTTCGACGTCGCTCGCCGCGGAGCCGTCCTCGTCGCCGTTGGGCGCCTCGACGTCGTCGATCTCGGGGACGGGATCATCGCCGCCGATGACGAGCCCGGCACCGACCAGGCCGACGACGAGGAACACGACGATGACGAGCACGGTGATGCGCGTCCGGCGTTCGCGGCGCCGCAGCGCGTCGGCCTGACGCCGGGAGCGTGCCTTGTCGAGCTGCTTCTGGTGCTGCCGCTTGCTCACCCTGTGCCTCGGAACGGAAACGCCGGCAGGCTACCCGCGCACCGGACCCCGGCCCCGCATCGGGTCACGCGAAGCCACGATTGGCGGCGTGCCGCCAGCAGTGCAGGTGCCAGTGCCGGCGATCCGCCACGTAGCCCTCGGGCCAGGCGACCACGTGGCCCTGGCCGGTCCGGATGGAGTTGCCGCAGTCGGGGCAGACGTAGTCCTTGCTGGCCTGGTAGGCCGGCACCCGCTGCACCTCGTAGCCGGTGAGTTGGGGCAGGAACGGATCGGGGCGGGGCGGGAAGTTCACCGTTCGACCCCGGTGAGCACGATCAAGAGCGCGAACCCGTCGTCGGTTCCCGTCCACCGTTCGCGGACGAGGTCGTACCCGGCGGCCGCGACCAGGCGACGCAGGGCGAGGACGACCACGGCGATGTCATCGAGGGCCCCGACCACGGGGAGAAAATCGGGAACGACGTCGATCGGGACGGCGACGTACGCCGCGGCCGCGAGCCCGTACAGCTTCGCACGGCGCGGCACCCGCGGGTCGCTCGAGAGGTCACGCAACAGCCGGAGGAGGTCGGGCAGCATGGCCACGGCCTCGCGCCACCGACCGCGTGGCAGCGGTCGGGCGGGCGCCAGACCCTGCTCGTCATCCGGCCCGCCGGGGACCGTTGACTCGACGGTGGTGGTCTCGCTCACACCTGCTTGGTACCTGCTCGTCAGTCGTAGACGTAGAACCCGCGCCCGACCTTGCGGCCGAGGAAGCCGGCGTCGACCATGTGCCGGAGCAGTGGGGCCGGTTCGTAGGACGGCTGGCGGTACTCGTCGCGGAGGCGCTGGATGATGGCCAGCGTGACATCGAGACCCACGACGTCCATCAGCTCGAACGGCCCCATCGGGTAGGCCGCGCCGAGCTTCATCGCCGTGTCGATCTCCTCGGCGGTCGCGTAGTGCGACTCGAGCATCTTGACGGCGTCGTTGAGATAGGGGAACAGCAGCGTGTTCACGATGAAGCCGGCCCGGTCGCCGCACAGCACGCCGACCTTGCCGATGCGGTCGACGAAGGCGCGGGCCTGTTCGACGACCTCGGGCTCGGTGCGCACCGTGGTCACGATCTCGACCAGCTTCATGATCGCGGCCGGGTTGAAGAAGTGCAGGCCGACGACACGGTCGGGCCGGTCGGTCACCATGGCACAGTCGATGACCGGCAGCGACGAGGTCGTCGTCGACAGCACCGTCTGTGGCTTGAGGACCGCCGCGAGCTCCGCGAACAGCTCGCGCTTGATGGCCAACTCCTCGGCCACGGCCTCGATCACGAGGTCGGCGTCGCCGAGGTCGAGCAGCTCCGAGGTCGGCCGGATCCGCTGCAGCGCGGCCACCATGTCCTCCTCGCTGAGCCGCTCCTTGTCCACCATCCGCTGCATGGACTTGGCGACGCTGGCGATCACGCCTTCGGCCTTCTCACGGCTGCGGCCCCGCACGACCACGTCGAACCCGGCCCGTGCGCACACCTCGACGATGCCGCTGGCCATGGTGCCGGTGCCGACCACGCCGATGGTCCGCCAGCCGGCGATCGAGGCCGGGTCGGCCGACTCGCGCACGTCGCTGTCCGGGACCGTCCTGGAGCTCCCCGGCTGCTCGTAGGTGTAGAAGCCGCGACCCGCCTTGCGGCCGGTGAACCCGGCGGCGGCCAGTTGCGACAGCAGCGGACGGGGTGCGAAGCGCGTGTCCTCGAACTGGGAGTGGATCGCTTCCATGATGCCGACGAAGGTGTCGATCCCGACCAGGTCGGTCAGCGAGATCGGGCCCATGGGCAGACCGGCGCCGAAGCGCATGGCGGCGTCGACGTCCTCCTTGGTCGCGTAGCCGCCCTCGACCATCCACACCGCCTGGTTGAGGTAGGGGAACAGCAACTGGTTCGCGATGAACCCCCGGCGGTCGCCCACGACCACCGGCGACTTGCCGATGGTCGCCGCGAAGTCGCTCGCCGTGGCGACCACGGCCTCGTCGGTGACGACCGTGCGCACCAGCTCGATCAACTTCATGACCGGCGCGGGGTTGAAGAAGTGGAAGCCGAGCACCCGGTTCGGACGGCGGGTGTGCACCGCGATGTCCATCACCGGCAACGACGAGGTGTTGGTGGCGATGATCGCGTCCGGACGCGCGACCTCGTCGATCCTGCGGAACGTGTCCTGCTTGACCTCGAGGACCTCGGGCACCGCCTCGATGATCAGGTCGCAGTCGTCGAGCGCCTCCCACTCCGTGTCGCCGTGGATGCGCGCGAGGACGGCGTCGCGCTCGGCAGCGTCCAGACGCCCCCGCTCGATCTGCCGGTCGAGCGAGGCCCGGATGCGGACGAACCCGCGATCGACCGCGCCCCCGTCGATGTCGACGAACGCGACCTCGAACCCGTTCCGCGCCACGATCTCGGCGATGCCGGAACCCATGGTTCCGCACCCCACGATGCCGACCTTCTGGATCTCCGCGACGATCTGGTCCGCCATGTCCCTGCCTCCTCGACCGGCCCACCCGGGCGTCCGCCGAGCCTAGGGAGTACGGGCGGCCAACTCCGAACCCGATCCGGGCCGATCGACTAGCCGAAGACACCGATCGACTGGCCGAAGACCCGGTGCCCCGCCAGCCAGGTGCCGTCCACCTCGACGGCGTCGAGCTCTCGTGCCGGGACCCGTGACACGTCCTGCGCGGTCACGACGAGGTCGGCGCGCTGCCCGACGGCGATGGTGCCCGCCTCGGACTCGTCGCCGGCCTGGAACGCCGTGCCCTGCGTGTAGGCACGGAGCGCCTCGTCGAGGTCGATCCGTTGCTCGGGCTGCAGCACCTCGTCGTCGTCCGAGCCCGCGTTGCCGACGGGGATCTGGCGGGTGACCGCCACGGCGATGCCGTCGAGCGGTTCGTGCGACGACACCGGCCAGTCGCTGCCGAACGAGATCGGCGCGCCGGCGCGCAGCAGGGCGCCGATCGGGTACTGCCACCGCGCGCGTTCCGGGCCGAGCCGCGGTTCGGTGAGCTCGCGCATGATCGCGTTCGGTTGGGCCCACAGGGGTTCGAAGTTGGCGATCACGCCCAGGGAACGGAAGCGCGACAGGTCGTCGGGGTGGACCAGGTGCGTGTGCGCGATGACGGGACGGCGGTCGCGCGGCCCGTTGCGCTGCGCGACGCGTTCGATCGCGTCGAGGGCGAGCCGGACGCCGGCATCACCGATCGCGTGCAGGTGGAGCTGGAACCCGGAGGCATCCATGGCCGTCGCCGCCGCAGCGAGTTCGTCGAGGTCCCAGTTCGCGATGCCGTGGTCGTGAACGTCCCCGCAGCCGTCGAGCGGCACGTAGGGGCCCAACAGGGCCGCGGTGCCGCCCTCGATGACGCCGTCGACGAAGAACTTCACGGTCGTCGCCGTCAGCCGGCCACCGGGGACGCCGTCGGCCAGGCGCCGTGCGGCGTCACCGGCCGCTTCGGCCCGCAGCGACTCGAACGCGGCGACCTGGTCGTCCCACGCGTCCACCTCGACCTTGCAGGCGAGGTCGAGGTCGGCGGTCAGCGCGCCGGCGTCGGCCACGCGACGGTAGGCGGCGAGCATCTCGGGCACGCACCACGCGTCCTGCCCGAACACCAGGCCGGCGGCCGCCATCCGCTGAAGGCCGACCTCCAGTCCCCGGGCCTGCTTGTCGACGCCGCGGGGCGGAATGACCGCGTCCAGCAGGTGCTCGGCCTCCTCGAGCAGGGTGCCGACGGGATGACCGTCGGCGTCCCGCACCACCGTGCCGCGCGGCGGGTCGTCGGTGGCGGCGGTGATGCCGGCGAGCTGCAAGGCCCGGGTGTTGGCCCACACCATGTGGTGGTCCGAGGACCACAGTGCGGCGGGCCGGTCCCCGACCACGGCGTCGAGCACCTCGGCGCGGCCGACGCCGCCGGGCAGGATCTCGGGCGGGTAGCCCCACCCGAGCACCCACGGCGTCGCCTCGGCGTCGGGATGTTCGGCGACGAACCGTTCCAGCCGCGCCAGGACCTCGTCGACGTCGCTGCTGTCCACCAGGTCACAGTCGAGGGTCTCCGCGCCGCCGTTGAGCGGATGCAGGTGCCCGTCCCGGAATCCGGGCAGCAGCGACTGTCCGCGCAGCGCCACCACCTCGGTGCCGGCGATCCTGCGCGCACGTGCCTCGTCGCCGAGGGCGACGATCCGTCCGTCCGCGACCGCCACGGCATCGGTGTGGGCGCCGGTGCCGGTCCAGATCGACGCCGAACGCGGGTCGTCGAGCACGAACAGCACCTCGGCGCGATCCCGGTCGCCCATTGCACCACCTCCTGGTCCGGCAGACGCTAGTTGCCGGGCCTAGTCTCGGCCGCAATCGAACTGGGAGCGACGCGATGGCCGCCCGCGCACCGAAGGTCATGGGGGTCGTCCTCGCGGGCGGCGAGGGGAAGCGGCTGCACCCGCTGACCCGCGACCGCGCCAAGCCGGCCGTGCCGTTCGGGGGGAACTACCGGCTGGTCGACTTCGCGTTGTCGAACCTGGTCAACTCCGGGTACCGCCGCATCGTGGTGCTGACGCAGTACAAGAGCCACAGCCTCGACACCCACCTGGCCAAGACGTGGCGGATGTCGCCGCTGCTCGGCAACTACGTCACCCCCGTGCCGGCCCAGATGCGCACCGGGAAGAGCTGGTTCTCCGGCTCGGCGGATGCGGTGTTCCAGAACCTCAACATCATCCGCGACGAGCGGCCGGACTACATCTGCGTCTTCGGCGCCGACAACCTCTACCGGATGGATGCCGCGCAGATGGTGCAGGCACACATCGACTCCGGCGCCGGCGCCACCGTCGCCGCGTTGCGGGTCCCGGTCGAGCAGGCCTTCGCCTTCGGCGTCATCGAACCGGGCGAAGGCGGCCGCATCCGTGCCTTCCACGAGAAGCCGGCGCACGCGGCCGGGCTGCCCGACGACCCGCACAGCGTCTACGCCTCCATGGGCAACTACGTGTTCACGACCGAAGCGCTGATCGACGCGCTGCGGCTGGACGCCGCCGACGAGGCGTCGACCCACGACATGGGCGGCGACATCATCACGATGATGGTCGAGCGTGGCGAGGCCGCGGTGCACGACTTCGTCAACGACAACGACGTGCCGGGCTCCACCGACCGCGACCGTGGCTACTGGCGGGACGTCGGGACCATCGACGCCTACCACAGCGCCCACATGGACCTGATCTCGGTCCATCCGATCTTCAATCTCTACAACCTCGACTGGCCGGTCTACACCTGGCACGACCCCCTTCCCCCCGCGAAGTTCGTGTTCGACACCGAGGACCGTCGCGGGACGGCGACCGATTCGATGGTGTGCTCGGGCGTGGTCGTTTCGGGCGGCACCGTGCGGGCCTCGGTGCTGTCCCCCGGGGTCCACGTGCACACCGGCGCCCTGGTCGAACGCTCGGTGCTCCTGCACGGGGTGGACGTCGGCCGCGGCGCCGTGGTCCGCAATGCCATCATCGACAAGAACGTCGTGATCCCGCCCGGCACCCGGATCGGCGTCGACCCGGCGCAGGACCGCGCCCGGTTCGACGTCTCCGAGGGCGGCATCGTCGTGATCGGCAAGGAGGACCGCATCGAACCGCCGGACCCGGACACCGCGGCCACGGGCGGTGCCGAATGAGCGTCGCGCCGCGGGTCGGCCTGCTGACCAAGGAATACCCACCCGAGGTCTACGGAGGCGCGGGCGTCCACGTCGCCGAACTCGCCAGGGCGCTGGCCGGACGCGTCGCGCTCGAGGTCCACTGCTTCGGGGCGCCACGCAGGGACCCGCTGGTGGCGGCCACCTACCGCGAGTGGGACGCGCTGGCGGGTGAGGCGCCGGAGCTGGCGGCACTGCGCACGATGTCGGCCGACCTCGCGATCACCGCCGGCGTGGCGGGCGTCGACCTCGCGCACAGCCACACCTGGTACGCCAACCTCGCGGGCCACCTCGCCAAGCTGGTGCACGACATCCCCCACGTCGTCACCACCCACAGCCTCGAGCCGCTGCGTCCGTGGAAACGCGAGCAGCTCGGTGGTGGCTATGCGTTGTCGAGTTTCTGCGAACGAACGGCGCTCGAGTCGGCCGATGCGGTCATCGCCGTCTCGCACGGCATGCGCGACGACGTTCTCGCCTGCTACCCCGCGATCGACCCGCAGCGGGTGGTCGTGATCCACAACGGCGTCGATCCCCAGGGCTGGCATCCGGTCGAGGGCACCGGCACGTTGCACGACCACGGCATCGACCCGTCCCGCCCGTATGCGGTGTTCGTGGGACGGATCACGCGCCAGAAGGGCGTGACCCACCTGCTGGACGTCGCCGAGCGCCTCCCCGCCGGCAGCCAGCTCGTGCTGTGCGCCGGCGCACCCGACACGCCGCAGATCGCCGAGGAGTTCCGTACCCGGGTCGCGGAGTTGGCGGACGCGCCGGTCGACGTGGTGTGGATCGAACAGATGCTGCCCCGCGAGCAGCTGCTGGAGGTGCTCAGCCACGCCGCCGTGTTCGTGTGCCCGTCGATCTACGAGCCGTTCGGGATCGTCAACCTCGAAGCCATGGCGTGCGGGCTGCCGGTCGTGGCGAGCGCCGTCGGCGGCATCCCCGAGATCGTGGTGCCGGGCGAGACGGGCTGGCTGGTCGGGTTCGAACCCGGGGACGACGAACTCGGCAGCCCCGCCGATCCCGGGTCGTTCGCGGACGAACTCGCCGACCGCGTGGTCGCCGTGCTCGACGACCCCGACGCGGCCGCAACGATGGGACGCGCCGGGCGGGCGCGCGTCGAGGAGCGGTTCAGCTGGGACGCCATCGCCGCCGAGACCGCCACCCTGTACCGCTCGCTGACCGGCTGAGCAGCTCCGTCAGGCCTGCAAGGTGGCCAGCTTCTCGGCGAGCTCGGGCGGCGGGGGGATCGGACGGCCGGCGGGGTTGGTGGCGGTGGAGCGCACCTCGGCCTCGGCCACGATCTGGCCGGTCTCGTCGACGATCTGCTGTGCCCACCACGACGACGCCCGTCGCAGCTCCTCGACCCAGGTCCGCACCGTGAGGGTCTGTCCGGCGTGGGCGGGCCGGCGGAAGTGGATACGCAACTCGACCACGACCAGGTGCACGCCCCTCGCGGCCAGCACGCCGGGACCGAACCCGAGTCCGTCGAGCAGCTCGATACGGGCCGTCTCGAAGTAGTTGGCATAGACACCGTGGTTGACGTGCCCGTTCGGGTCGAGCTCGTGGAACCGGACCCGGATGGTGGTGGTCGTGCTCACGAGGGCGCCACCGACGGCTCGAGGCGGACGACGACCGACTTCGAGGTCGGCGTGTTGCTGCGACGGGCGGTCGAGTCGAGCGGCACGAGCACGTTGGTCTCCGGGAAGTAGGCGGCGGCACAGCCACGCGCGGTCGGGAACGCCACCGTCCGGAACGCCTCGGCGCGGCGGTCGACGCCGTCCTCCCACTCGCTGACGAGGTCGACCGTGTCGCCGTCGGCCAGGCCGAGCCCGGTGAGGTCGTCGGGGTGGACGAACACGACCCGACGGCCCTGCGTGATCCCGCGGTAGCGATCGTCGAGACCATAGATGGTCGTGTTGTACTGGTCGTGACTGCGGATGGTCTGCAGCAGCAACCGACCGGGAGGCACCCGGAGCACCTCGAGCTCGTTGACGCTGAACTGCGCCCGGCCCGTGTCGGTCGCCAACTCGTCGGCGGCGTCGCGCGCCGCGTTCGGGAGCAGGAAGCCGCCGAGGTCGCGCAGCCGCCGGTTGAAGTCGGCGAAACCGGGCACGACGTTGGCGATGTGGTCGCGGATCCGGTCGTAGTCGTCGGCCATGCCGGCCCAGTCGATCCCTGGGCCGTCCGCGCCCAGGGTCGCCCGGGCGATGCCGGTGAGGATGGCCACCTCGGACCGCAGGTGTTCCGACGCCGGCGCGAGCACCCCACGGGAGGCGTGCACCAGGCTCATCGAGTCCTCGACCGTGACCAACTGGGGTCCGGCAGCGCGGGCGTCGCGTTCGGGGCGGCTCAGGGTCGGCAGGATCAGTGCCTCGCGGCCGACGACGGCGTGCGAGCGGTTGAGCTTGGTCGACACCTGCACCGTCAGCTGCGCGTTGGCCATGGCGGCTTCCGTCGTCGCCGTGTCCGGGGAGGCGCCGACGAAGTTGCCGCCGACGGCGAGGAACACCTTCGCGCGGCCGTCACGCAGCGCGCGGATCGCCTCGACCACGTCGACGCCGTGCCGGCGGGGCGGCTCGAAACCGAACTCGTCACGAAGGGCGTCGAGGAAGTCGTCGCCCGGCTGCTCGTGGATGCCCATCGTGCGGTCGCCCTGCACGTTGGAGTGGCCGCGCACCGGGCAGACGCCGGTGCCGGGACGCCCGAGGTTGCCGCGCAGAAGCAGGAAGTTGACGATCTCCCGGATGGTGTCCACGGCGTTGCGGTGCTGGGTGAGACCCATCGCCCAGCACACGACGATCCGCTGCGCCCGCAGCACGTCGGCGAGGGTGGCCGCGATCTCGTCGCGGGTCAGTCCTGTCGCCGCGTCGACGTCACGCCAGTCGACCTGCCGCGCAGCCTCGGCGAACGCCTCGAACCCCGAGGTCCGGGCCGCGATGAAGTGGTGGTCGAGCACCGTGCCCGGTGCATCCTCCTCGGCCTGGAGCAGGCCGGCGTTGAGCGCCTTGAACAGCGCGAGGTCGCCGTTGAGGCGGATCTTGAGGTAGCGGTCGGTGATCGCCGTACCGCGTCCCGCCAGGCCCCGGGCCGTCTGGGGGTTGTCGAAGCGGAGCAACCCCGCCTCGGGCAGGGGGTTGACCGTGATGACCCGCGCACCGTTTCGCTTCGCCGTCTCGAGCGTGGACAACATCCGCGGATGGTTGGTCCCCGGGTTCTGACCGACGACGAAGATGAGGTCGGTGTCCTCGAGGTCGGACAACTGCACGGTGCCCTTGCCGACCCCGATGGTCTCGGTCAGCGCCGCCCCCGACGACTCGTG belongs to Egicoccus sp. AB-alg6-2 and includes:
- a CDS encoding peptidylprolyl isomerase, translated to MSKRQHQKQLDKARSRRQADALRRRERRTRITVLVIVVFLVVGLVGAGLVIGGDDPVPEIDDVEAPNGDEDGSAASDVEPCPPADDAPEVDARYYDDSPAVDLDPEADYVATMATTCGNITIDLDVEGAPGAVANLVGLAEDGYYDGVLFHRVIDGFVIQAGDPAGTGCGQADCTAAGFDPEAPTYPGFSIPDETSAAEDFAAGATGGVEYPRGTVAMARTDAPDSTGSQFFIVQGDPIGLPDASYIVVGTVAEGMDVVDQIAGQPTEAGDRPVDEVRIVSFTVEQG
- a CDS encoding zinc-binding dehydrogenase — encoded protein: MSLPETMRAARLHRPRSAEQAEDVRIDEVPLPRPAHGEVLVQVKACGVCASDLHVVAGITPHGPQLPQILGHEPAGVVAALGDGVRDWQVGDRVAWVMSRPCGVCEYCRLGRENLCVTTSVAGVDHDGVQAEYAVADARYLVPLPAGLPFDQAAIVTDAVATPYHALKRGGVGADMTVAVFGLGGLGMHAVLLAKLAGAAVVGIDVSEVNLQRALAWGADEVVDASEGSVARRIRELSEGGVDRSFEFVGLPETVDQAVKSLRPGGRATIVGLGPQAIQTVPIALFVAQETELVGSFGYTQQDLGELYDLVESGRLDLTRSVTDRLTLDEFPDALRRLETREGNPIRMVVTHGD
- a CDS encoding peptidylprolyl isomerase, with amino-acid sequence MAKQWSSPPEMAIDASKTYTATIRTSRGDITAKLYPEDAPQTVNNFVFLAREGFYDGVIFHRVIEGFVIQGGDPTGTGTGGPGYRFGDELESSRKHGYRMGTLAMANAGPDTNGSQFFVCHQDVGLPPSYTVFGKATDGLDVVDDIATTQTDARDKPVDDVVISTIEITES
- a CDS encoding 3-hydroxyacyl-CoA dehydrogenase family protein; the encoded protein is MADQIVAEIQKVGIVGCGTMGSGIAEIVARNGFEVAFVDIDGGAVDRGFVRIRASLDRQIERGRLDAAERDAVLARIHGDTEWEALDDCDLIIEAVPEVLEVKQDTFRRIDEVARPDAIIATNTSSLPVMDIAVHTRRPNRVLGFHFFNPAPVMKLIELVRTVVTDEAVVATASDFAATIGKSPVVVGDRRGFIANQLLFPYLNQAVWMVEGGYATKEDVDAAMRFGAGLPMGPISLTDLVGIDTFVGIMEAIHSQFEDTRFAPRPLLSQLAAAGFTGRKAGRGFYTYEQPGSSRTVPDSDVRESADPASIAGWRTIGVVGTGTMASGIVEVCARAGFDVVVRGRSREKAEGVIASVAKSMQRMVDKERLSEEDMVAALQRIRPTSELLDLGDADLVIEAVAEELAIKRELFAELAAVLKPQTVLSTTTSSLPVIDCAMVTDRPDRVVGLHFFNPAAIMKLVEIVTTVRTEPEVVEQARAFVDRIGKVGVLCGDRAGFIVNTLLFPYLNDAVKMLESHYATAEEIDTAMKLGAAYPMGPFELMDVVGLDVTLAIIQRLRDEYRQPSYEPAPLLRHMVDAGFLGRKVGRGFYVYD
- a CDS encoding oxidoreductase, encoding MGFSDRLRAWFKGELRRAAPSPSTDRSSRTTVRELEAFVESRIGVEAYLEPRTAIYSTTLLLVADDGEYLRRPVRDRAHAVEFCGKTNIPLYDAAKVGYPRRMKDYDRGVRPQRIDLDDLPPWPSDGTDESGPPAPPPAPPRD
- a CDS encoding amidohydrolase, translated to MGDRDRAEVLFVLDDPRSASIWTGTGAHTDAVAVADGRIVALGDEARARRIAGTEVVALRGQSLLPGFRDGHLHPLNGGAETLDCDLVDSSDVDEVLARLERFVAEHPDAEATPWVLGWGYPPEILPGGVGRAEVLDAVVGDRPAALWSSDHHMVWANTRALQLAGITAATDDPPRGTVVRDADGHPVGTLLEEAEHLLDAVIPPRGVDKQARGLEVGLQRMAAAGLVFGQDAWCVPEMLAAYRRVADAGALTADLDLACKVEVDAWDDQVAAFESLRAEAAGDAARRLADGVPGGRLTATTVKFFVDGVIEGGTAALLGPYVPLDGCGDVHDHGIANWDLDELAAAATAMDASGFQLHLHAIGDAGVRLALDAIERVAQRNGPRDRRPVIAHTHLVHPDDLSRFRSLGVIANFEPLWAQPNAIMRELTEPRLGPERARWQYPIGALLRAGAPISFGSDWPVSSHEPLDGIAVAVTRQIPVGNAGSDDDEVLQPEQRIDLDEALRAYTQGTAFQAGDESEAGTIAVGQRADLVVTAQDVSRVPARELDAVEVDGTWLAGHRVFGQSIGVFG
- a CDS encoding YkvA family protein produces the protein MSETTTVESTVPGGPDDEQGLAPARPLPRGRWREAVAMLPDLLRLLRDLSSDPRVPRRAKLYGLAAAAYVAVPIDVVPDFLPVVGALDDIAVVVLALRRLVAAAGYDLVRERWTGTDDGFALLIVLTGVER
- the glgC gene encoding glucose-1-phosphate adenylyltransferase, yielding MAARAPKVMGVVLAGGEGKRLHPLTRDRAKPAVPFGGNYRLVDFALSNLVNSGYRRIVVLTQYKSHSLDTHLAKTWRMSPLLGNYVTPVPAQMRTGKSWFSGSADAVFQNLNIIRDERPDYICVFGADNLYRMDAAQMVQAHIDSGAGATVAALRVPVEQAFAFGVIEPGEGGRIRAFHEKPAHAAGLPDDPHSVYASMGNYVFTTEALIDALRLDAADEASTHDMGGDIITMMVERGEAAVHDFVNDNDVPGSTDRDRGYWRDVGTIDAYHSAHMDLISVHPIFNLYNLDWPVYTWHDPLPPAKFVFDTEDRRGTATDSMVCSGVVVSGGTVRASVLSPGVHVHTGALVERSVLLHGVDVGRGAVVRNAIIDKNVVIPPGTRIGVDPAQDRARFDVSEGGIVVIGKEDRIEPPDPDTAATGGAE